One genomic window of Aquisalimonas sp. 2447 includes the following:
- a CDS encoding protein kinase, with protein MVDAPIQQFYIPEEQSVYLLSHGDAKKLKDWVALCTNQLQQLGYRDIELIGKGAYGFVFAGAVTGSDGRRVEHVFKFTRITLPQHIQDRLEEEAFMLSQVNHPRVPRLITFQRVRNQSLLVMERAPGFNLEEISLREGRLPPRLIVRIGAQLADILRALRSEAGPAGRPIVHGDIKPSNLVFDENTETIALIDWGSSVFAQVDENYQFVAPKVMELMSDNLQQTNARLGDVYFIGEEQLNGALSSPRFDEQGAAGALYALASGQSCRFGYRAIPPTSLGLPIEFARLLEGMLDADTDLRRRAGDYFLREMPRIGRTVMIDLPEPAPTPAVPVWMRRTDREIDTVVYSSRKSFLREEGAEETLSDVNDVQLDRYYRNFMQGMGDTEKAFLAAVSRLGRYPVVGGLAVRWEKEGIYIDTSLNLHDPERKTAFITAVNNMVNLARAIYRQGIFKSCLFNARDTLHIDRDTAAAPFIPDADMRLPYEVSSAPEPEDRTREHSYFEDGPDPEELLVLPDEIMRSLEALNTIHHTGMIIFEALPYHLKIHSYYRLLDPACEEEFRQRLDEILAAVPLIEGLGVSGYMKMPYKDTRYFTHMERLPERYYPKDPRAVASNNGESAEAD; from the coding sequence ATGGTCGACGCCCCCATTCAGCAGTTCTACATTCCCGAAGAGCAGTCCGTTTACCTGCTCAGTCACGGTGACGCCAAGAAGCTGAAGGACTGGGTGGCCCTGTGCACCAACCAGTTGCAACAGCTCGGTTACCGCGACATTGAGCTGATCGGCAAGGGCGCCTACGGGTTCGTCTTCGCCGGTGCCGTCACCGGTTCGGATGGCCGCCGCGTGGAGCACGTCTTCAAGTTCACCCGCATTACCCTGCCGCAGCATATCCAGGACCGCCTCGAAGAAGAGGCGTTCATGCTCAGCCAGGTCAACCACCCCCGGGTGCCGCGGTTGATCACTTTCCAGCGGGTACGTAACCAGTCGCTGCTGGTCATGGAGCGTGCCCCCGGGTTCAACCTGGAAGAGATCTCCCTGCGCGAGGGGCGCCTGCCTCCGCGTTTGATCGTGCGTATCGGCGCCCAGCTCGCGGATATTCTGCGCGCCCTGCGCAGTGAGGCCGGCCCGGCGGGGCGGCCCATCGTGCACGGCGACATCAAGCCGTCCAACCTGGTGTTCGACGAGAATACCGAAACCATTGCCCTGATCGACTGGGGCTCTTCCGTGTTTGCCCAGGTGGACGAGAATTACCAGTTCGTGGCACCGAAGGTCATGGAACTGATGTCGGACAACCTGCAGCAGACCAATGCGCGCCTGGGCGATGTCTACTTCATCGGCGAAGAGCAGCTGAACGGCGCGTTGTCGTCGCCACGTTTCGACGAGCAGGGAGCGGCGGGCGCGCTCTATGCCCTGGCCTCCGGGCAATCCTGCCGTTTCGGCTACCGCGCCATTCCGCCCACGTCGCTGGGTCTGCCCATCGAGTTCGCGCGTCTGCTCGAGGGCATGCTGGATGCCGATACCGACCTGCGCCGACGCGCCGGGGACTACTTCCTGCGGGAAATGCCGCGCATCGGCCGCACCGTGATGATCGACCTGCCGGAGCCGGCGCCGACGCCGGCAGTGCCGGTGTGGATGCGCCGCACCGACCGCGAGATCGACACGGTGGTATACAGCTCGCGGAAATCGTTCCTGCGGGAAGAGGGCGCCGAGGAGACTCTCAGCGACGTCAATGACGTGCAACTGGACCGCTACTACCGGAATTTCATGCAGGGCATGGGCGACACCGAGAAGGCATTCCTGGCTGCTGTCAGCCGCCTGGGCCGCTACCCGGTGGTGGGCGGCCTGGCAGTGCGCTGGGAGAAGGAGGGTATCTACATCGACACCTCGTTGAACCTCCACGACCCGGAACGCAAGACCGCATTCATCACGGCGGTGAACAACATGGTCAATCTGGCCCGGGCCATCTATCGCCAGGGCATATTCAAGAGCTGCCTGTTCAATGCCCGCGACACGCTGCACATCGACCGGGACACCGCCGCCGCACCATTCATTCCGGACGCAGACATGCGGCTGCCGTACGAAGTGAGTTCGGCGCCGGAGCCCGAGGATCGCACGCGGGAACATTCGTACTTCGAGGATGGCCCGGATCCCGAGGAGCTGCTGGTCCTGCCAGACGAGATCATGCGCTCGCTGGAAGCGCTGAACACGATTCACCACACGGGCATGATCATCTTCGAGGCATTGCCGTACCACCTGAAGATCCACAGCTATTATCGATTGCTGGATCCCGCATGCGAGGAGGAGTTCCGTCAGCGCCTGGACGAGATCCTTGCCGCGGTACCGCTCATCGAAGGACTGGGCGTGTCGGGCTACATGAAGATGCCGTACAAGGATACGCGGTACTTCACCCACATGGAGCGTCTGCCGGAGCGGTATTATCCGAAGGATCCCCGCGCCGTTGCCAGCAACAACGGCGAGAGTGCGGAGGCAGATTAG
- a CDS encoding 2-oxo acid dehydrogenase subunit E2, with translation MTDFILPDIGEGIVECELTKWLVREGDVVAEDQPVVEVMTDKALVEIPAPEQGRITRLYYSEGEIARVHEPLFAYDTGEGEDDKAPPAGPQPEQEDESRTESAPAPPAEPARATPEQAEPVATPVATAPGGPGRLRTPATPAVRRMVREHGLRLDDIRGSGKHGRVLKADVLAHLDETTAGDRREEPDTAPAAGPAPSPGEMRVEPIKGTRAAMAKHMAHAAATVPHFIYGEEIDVTDLIALRERLRPEAEAQGVRLTLMPFFMKALAVATSDYPLLNSRVNDAVTEIHYQPHCNIGMAVDSEAGLVVPNVKQVEQRTLLEIATEVARLVEAARAGRVTRQDLQGGTITLSNIGALGGTYAAPIINAPEVAIAALGRTQYLPRFDAEDRVVKRAILPVSWAGDHRIIDGGTMARFCNRWKRLLESPDAMLLHLR, from the coding sequence ATGACCGACTTCATTCTGCCCGACATCGGCGAAGGCATCGTCGAGTGCGAACTCACCAAGTGGCTTGTCCGGGAAGGGGACGTGGTCGCCGAAGACCAGCCCGTGGTGGAGGTCATGACGGACAAGGCGCTGGTGGAGATCCCGGCGCCGGAGCAGGGCAGAATCACGCGCCTGTACTACAGCGAGGGCGAAATCGCGCGGGTGCACGAGCCGTTGTTCGCCTACGACACCGGCGAGGGCGAGGACGACAAGGCGCCGCCGGCAGGACCCCAGCCGGAGCAGGAGGACGAGTCACGCACGGAGTCGGCCCCGGCACCCCCCGCGGAGCCTGCACGGGCAACGCCGGAGCAGGCTGAACCGGTGGCGACCCCGGTGGCCACCGCGCCGGGTGGCCCGGGGCGGCTGCGCACGCCGGCCACGCCGGCCGTGCGGCGGATGGTTCGGGAGCACGGCCTGCGCCTGGACGACATCCGCGGTTCCGGCAAGCATGGCCGCGTGCTCAAGGCCGACGTGCTCGCCCACCTGGATGAAACCACGGCCGGCGACCGCAGGGAGGAGCCCGACACCGCTCCGGCGGCCGGGCCGGCGCCGTCGCCGGGCGAGATGCGCGTGGAGCCCATCAAGGGCACGCGCGCGGCCATGGCCAAGCACATGGCCCATGCCGCCGCCACCGTGCCCCATTTCATCTACGGCGAGGAAATCGACGTCACCGACCTCATTGCGCTGCGGGAGCGTCTCCGGCCCGAGGCCGAGGCGCAGGGCGTACGACTCACGCTCATGCCGTTCTTCATGAAAGCCCTGGCCGTAGCGACGTCGGACTACCCGCTGCTGAACAGTCGCGTCAACGACGCGGTCACCGAGATTCACTACCAGCCCCACTGCAACATCGGCATGGCGGTGGACAGCGAGGCCGGCCTGGTGGTCCCCAACGTCAAGCAGGTGGAGCAGAGGACGCTGCTGGAGATCGCCACGGAGGTGGCACGTCTGGTCGAGGCCGCCCGTGCCGGCCGGGTCACGCGGCAGGACCTGCAGGGCGGTACCATCACCCTGTCCAACATCGGCGCCCTGGGCGGCACCTACGCGGCGCCCATCATCAACGCGCCGGAGGTGGCGATTGCCGCCCTGGGACGAACCCAGTACCTGCCGCGGTTCGACGCCGAGGATCGAGTGGTGAAGCGCGCGATCCTGCCGGTGAGCTGGGCGGGCGATCACCGCATCATTGACGGCGGCACCATGGCGCGCTTCTGCAATCGCTGGAAGCGCCTGCTGGAGTCGCCGGACGCCATGCTGTTGCACCTGCGCTGA
- a CDS encoding alpha-ketoacid dehydrogenase subunit beta translates to MARMNMLQAINHGLDIAMETDERVLCFGEDVGGFGGVFRATSNLQDKYGKARCFNTPLVEQGIVGFANGLAAQGSIPVAEIQFADYIFPAFDQIVNESAKYRYRSGNLFNVGGLTIRAPYGGGISGGHYHSQSPEAYFAHTPGLKIVVPRNAHQAKGLLLGAIRDPNPVIFFEPKRLYRASVGDVPETDYQLPLGEAEVVKEGSDVTLVAWGAQMEAVQQAVELADKENISCEVIDLRTILPWDAETVAESVLKTGRLVVTHEAPLTGGFGGEIAATIQERCFLYLESPVMRVTGLDTPFPLALEKEYMPDHLKVFEAIRASVEF, encoded by the coding sequence ATGGCCAGGATGAACATGCTGCAGGCCATCAATCACGGCCTGGATATCGCCATGGAGACCGATGAGCGCGTGCTGTGCTTCGGTGAGGACGTGGGCGGTTTCGGCGGCGTCTTCCGGGCCACCAGCAATCTGCAGGATAAGTACGGCAAGGCGCGGTGCTTCAACACGCCCCTGGTGGAGCAGGGCATTGTGGGCTTCGCCAACGGCCTTGCGGCCCAGGGCTCGATCCCGGTGGCAGAAATCCAGTTCGCGGACTACATCTTCCCGGCCTTCGACCAGATCGTGAACGAGTCGGCCAAGTACCGCTACCGCTCCGGCAATCTCTTCAACGTCGGCGGCCTGACCATCCGAGCCCCCTACGGCGGCGGCATTTCCGGCGGCCATTACCACTCGCAGTCACCCGAGGCGTACTTCGCGCACACCCCCGGGCTGAAGATCGTCGTGCCGCGTAATGCCCACCAGGCGAAGGGCCTCCTCCTGGGCGCCATCCGGGACCCGAACCCGGTGATCTTCTTCGAACCCAAGCGGCTCTACCGCGCTTCGGTGGGTGACGTGCCGGAAACCGACTACCAGCTTCCCCTGGGCGAGGCCGAGGTGGTCAAGGAGGGCTCGGACGTGACCCTGGTGGCCTGGGGCGCCCAGATGGAGGCGGTGCAGCAGGCGGTGGAGCTCGCAGACAAGGAGAACATCTCCTGCGAGGTCATTGATCTGCGGACGATTCTACCCTGGGACGCGGAGACGGTGGCAGAGTCCGTTCTCAAGACAGGACGCCTGGTGGTCACCCATGAGGCACCATTGACCGGCGGGTTCGGCGGCGAGATCGCAGCCACCATCCAGGAGCGGTGTTTCCTGTACCTGGAATCACCGGTGATGCGGGTCACCGGGCTGGATACGCCCTTCCCGCTGGCCCTGGAAAAGGAGTACATGCCCGATCACCTGAAGGTCTTCGAGGCCATCAGGGCCAGTGTCGAATTCTGA
- a CDS encoding thiamine pyrophosphate-dependent dehydrogenase E1 component subunit alpha, which yields MTDTPPEEIRIPQFTTGDEFRIPTYRLLQEDGTLCEGAETPPLDRDKALRIYRAMVFTRVLDERMMAAQRQGRLSFYMQCTGEEAAVIGSTAALQDDDVIMAQYREQGALAYRGFTTDEFMNQLFGNELDYGKGRQMPVHYGSATLNYVTISSPLATQIPQAVGYAYGQKLAGDGHCTITYFGEGAASEGDFHAALNMAAVHRAPVIFLCRNNGYAISTPTVEQFAADGVAPRAFGYRMHVIRVDGNDILAMHEATAAARRLAVEDDRPVLIEAMTYRLAGHSSSDDPSAYRSRTEEEGWRDKDPILRMRLWLIGREWWSEDEDKSLQESLRKEILDTMKRAEKRPSVPLDSLVTDVYDQLTPALTEQLDRLRQHIRKYPDSYPKTASQVNGGD from the coding sequence ATGACAGACACCCCCCCGGAAGAGATCCGCATCCCGCAGTTCACCACCGGCGACGAATTCCGCATCCCCACCTACCGATTGCTGCAGGAGGACGGAACCCTCTGCGAGGGGGCCGAGACGCCGCCGCTGGATCGGGACAAGGCGCTGCGGATCTACCGGGCCATGGTCTTCACGCGGGTCCTGGACGAGCGCATGATGGCGGCCCAGCGCCAGGGGCGGCTGAGTTTCTACATGCAGTGCACAGGCGAGGAGGCGGCGGTGATCGGCAGCACGGCGGCGCTGCAAGACGACGACGTGATCATGGCCCAGTACCGGGAGCAGGGCGCTCTGGCCTACCGGGGATTCACCACCGACGAGTTCATGAACCAGCTCTTCGGCAACGAGCTCGATTACGGCAAGGGCCGGCAGATGCCGGTGCACTACGGGTCGGCGACCCTGAACTACGTCACCATCTCCTCGCCCCTGGCCACGCAGATTCCGCAGGCCGTGGGCTACGCCTACGGGCAGAAGCTCGCCGGAGACGGGCACTGCACCATCACCTACTTCGGCGAGGGTGCCGCCTCCGAAGGGGATTTCCATGCCGCACTGAACATGGCCGCGGTGCACCGGGCACCGGTGATCTTCCTCTGCCGCAACAACGGCTACGCCATTTCGACACCGACGGTGGAGCAGTTCGCAGCCGACGGCGTGGCGCCGCGCGCCTTCGGCTACCGCATGCATGTCATCCGCGTCGATGGCAATGACATTCTCGCCATGCACGAGGCGACCGCAGCGGCGCGCCGCCTGGCCGTGGAGGATGATCGCCCGGTCCTGATCGAGGCCATGACCTACCGCCTTGCGGGGCACTCCTCCTCCGATGATCCGTCCGCCTACCGCAGCCGTACGGAAGAGGAGGGCTGGCGGGACAAGGACCCGATCCTGCGCATGCGGCTGTGGTTGATCGGCCGCGAATGGTGGAGCGAGGACGAGGACAAGAGCCTGCAGGAATCCCTGCGCAAGGAGATTCTCGACACCATGAAACGCGCCGAGAAGCGCCCCTCCGTCCCCCTGGACAGCCTGGTCACCGATGTCTACGACCAGCTCACACCTGCGCTCACGGAGCAGCTGGATCGGCTCAGGCAGCATATCCGCAAGTACCCCGACAGCTACCCGAAGACGGCGTCCCAGGTGAACGGAGGCGACTGA
- a CDS encoding aminotransferase class V-fold PLP-dependent enzyme produces the protein MAHPQFPQDSDIVYLNHAGVGAWPKRTGDAVTAFARESVARGAAGYPGWLKVEQRLRERCARLINAPSAEDVALVKNTSEALSFIAYGLDWQHGDEVIINRSEFPSNRIVWESLQNQGVVVRDPALDDTAHATPEDALIAAMGPRTRLLSVSAVQYGDGLRMDLRRLAGACREHGVLFCVDAIQQLGALQFDLNEVDADFVVADGHKWLLGPEGLGLFYCRPSLRDTLGLTQYGWHMVADAGNYDTKEWRPAETARRFECGSPNLLGVHGLEASLAVLQDEVGMAAVEAGVRSNVQYLLERLERSPELETLSDTSDARRSGIAVFRAPGRDNKRLYRSLMDDGIICAARGGGVRFSPHFYLEPGQLDYAVERAEVLAISTPAST, from the coding sequence ATGGCGCATCCGCAGTTCCCCCAGGATTCCGACATTGTCTACCTCAATCACGCCGGCGTCGGCGCCTGGCCGAAGCGCACCGGCGACGCGGTGACTGCCTTCGCCCGGGAGAGCGTCGCGCGTGGTGCCGCCGGCTACCCCGGCTGGCTGAAGGTGGAGCAGCGCCTGCGCGAGCGCTGTGCGCGTCTGATCAATGCGCCCTCCGCCGAGGACGTGGCGCTGGTGAAGAACACCTCCGAGGCACTGTCGTTCATCGCCTACGGGCTCGACTGGCAGCACGGTGACGAGGTGATCATCAACCGCTCGGAGTTCCCCTCCAACCGCATCGTCTGGGAATCCCTGCAGAATCAGGGCGTCGTCGTGCGCGACCCGGCACTGGACGATACCGCCCATGCGACCCCGGAAGACGCCCTGATCGCCGCCATGGGCCCGCGCACCCGGCTGCTCAGCGTCAGCGCCGTACAGTACGGGGACGGTCTGCGCATGGATCTCCGGCGGCTCGCTGGCGCCTGCCGTGAGCACGGCGTGCTGTTCTGCGTGGACGCCATCCAGCAGCTGGGGGCGCTGCAGTTCGACCTCAACGAGGTGGATGCCGATTTCGTCGTGGCCGACGGCCACAAGTGGCTGTTGGGGCCGGAAGGCCTGGGGCTGTTTTACTGCAGGCCATCCCTGCGCGACACGCTCGGGCTCACGCAGTATGGCTGGCACATGGTCGCTGACGCCGGCAACTACGACACCAAGGAGTGGCGGCCCGCCGAGACCGCGCGGCGCTTCGAGTGCGGCAGTCCGAATCTGCTGGGTGTACACGGGCTGGAGGCGAGCCTGGCGGTGCTCCAGGACGAGGTTGGGATGGCGGCCGTCGAGGCCGGCGTGCGCAGCAACGTCCAGTACCTGCTGGAGCGGCTGGAGCGCAGCCCCGAACTGGAGACGCTCAGTGACACCAGCGACGCCCGGCGTTCCGGCATTGCTGTGTTCCGCGCCCCCGGGCGGGACAACAAACGATTGTATCGCTCCCTCATGGACGACGGCATCATCTGTGCTGCCCGCGGCGGCGGCGTGCGCTTCTCGCCCCACTTCTATCTCGAACCGGGGCAGTTGGACTACGCCGTGGAGCGTGCCGAAGTGCTCGCCATCAGCACACCAGCATCTACCTGA
- a CDS encoding TatD family hydrolase: MAQLPLVDSHCHLHMLDAAADHPVPYLERAREQGIGHLMTVSVDLDSVPELLALAERYPQISTSVGVHPCGRELREVTPDELAAMADHPQVLAIGETGLDYMCTGPEDREWHHHRFRQQVRAARLAGKPVIIHSRGAPEDTGRILKEEGADAVGGIIHCFTDDTPAAHRYLDLGFHISLSGILTFRQADALRKVARKLPQDSLLVETDCPYLAPVPHRGKQNQPAWVREVAECLADIRGERLDAVAEYTTENFYRLFPAAPPLDPQATL, from the coding sequence ATGGCGCAACTGCCGCTGGTGGATTCCCATTGTCATCTGCACATGCTGGACGCTGCAGCAGACCATCCGGTGCCGTACCTGGAGCGTGCTCGTGAGCAGGGTATCGGCCACTTGATGACCGTCAGTGTGGATCTGGACAGCGTTCCCGAACTCCTCGCCCTAGCGGAGCGCTACCCACAGATCTCCACGTCGGTGGGCGTACACCCCTGCGGTCGCGAGCTGCGGGAAGTCACCCCTGACGAACTGGCCGCCATGGCGGATCACCCGCAGGTGCTGGCCATCGGCGAAACCGGTCTGGATTACATGTGCACCGGACCGGAGGATCGCGAATGGCATCACCATCGCTTCCGGCAACAGGTGCGTGCCGCGCGCCTCGCCGGCAAACCCGTGATCATTCACTCCAGGGGGGCGCCGGAGGATACCGGACGCATCCTCAAGGAAGAGGGTGCCGACGCGGTCGGCGGCATCATTCACTGCTTTACCGACGATACCCCCGCAGCCCATCGGTACCTCGACCTGGGGTTTCATATTTCTCTGTCCGGCATTCTCACGTTTCGCCAGGCCGATGCCCTGCGCAAGGTGGCCCGGAAACTGCCCCAGGACAGCCTTCTGGTGGAGACGGACTGCCCCTATCTGGCGCCGGTGCCCCACCGGGGCAAGCAGAACCAGCCGGCGTGGGTGCGCGAGGTGGCGGAGTGTCTGGCCGACATCCGCGGCGAACGACTGGATGCGGTTGCAGAGTACACCACCGAGAACTTCTACCGCCTGTTCCCCGCGGCACCACCGTTGGACCCGCAAGCAACGCTTTGA
- a CDS encoding PilZ domain-containing protein, whose translation MADGAGGRGGRQGILSLTIKDKHALYAAYMPHVRNGGLFVPTTNSYRLGDEVFMLLSLMEESEKLPIVGKVIWITPQGAQGNRTAGVGLQFSEKDGAPARNKIETYLAGALESERPTHTM comes from the coding sequence ATGGCTGACGGAGCAGGCGGCCGCGGAGGCCGGCAGGGGATTCTGTCCCTGACCATCAAGGACAAGCACGCGCTCTACGCCGCGTACATGCCCCATGTACGCAACGGTGGACTGTTCGTTCCCACCACCAACAGCTACCGCCTGGGCGACGAGGTGTTCATGCTGCTGAGTCTGATGGAGGAGTCGGAGAAGCTCCCCATTGTCGGCAAGGTCATCTGGATCACTCCCCAGGGCGCCCAGGGTAACCGCACCGCTGGCGTGGGCCTGCAGTTCAGTGAAAAGGACGGCGCGCCGGCGCGCAACAAGATCGAGACCTACCTGGCCGGCGCCCTGGAGTCCGAGCGCCCGACGCATACCATGTAA
- a CDS encoding DNA polymerase III subunit delta', translating to MTEQGGAPYPWQQSAWGSLARRLTRDRLPHAVLLAGPEGLGKAALARHLACALLCQDSSRPEPCAECNGCRLMTAGNHPDFHQLTPEEGSRVIKVDAVRELSHAMGLKSQFGGYRVAIVAPAERMNNSAANSLLKTLEEPPVGTVLVLVAHQPSRLAATIRSRCQVLQVHAPDAADAADWLRQQGNDAAVALLGVAGNAPLAAQALLQQGAAAALDELMDQLSAIASGRLAPVDAAGRWSKDQLGLVTALLLSVMMDLARVQGAGVNSRISRLNELPAALDSEKLHGYLDQLLEQRRLADHPLNAQLVLESLFIRWSEICPREAAHG from the coding sequence ATGACTGAACAAGGCGGCGCGCCGTATCCCTGGCAGCAGTCGGCCTGGGGCAGCCTTGCCCGCCGGCTGACACGGGATCGTCTGCCCCACGCCGTGCTACTGGCCGGGCCCGAGGGCCTTGGCAAGGCCGCCCTGGCCAGACACCTCGCCTGCGCCCTGTTGTGCCAGGACAGTTCCCGGCCGGAGCCCTGCGCGGAGTGCAACGGCTGTCGCCTGATGACTGCGGGCAATCACCCTGATTTCCACCAACTGACCCCGGAGGAGGGCAGTCGAGTGATCAAGGTGGACGCGGTGCGGGAACTGAGCCACGCCATGGGGCTGAAGAGCCAGTTCGGTGGTTATCGTGTGGCCATCGTGGCTCCCGCGGAACGCATGAACAACAGCGCCGCCAACAGTCTTCTGAAAACCCTGGAGGAGCCGCCCGTCGGCACGGTGCTGGTTCTGGTGGCTCATCAGCCGTCGCGGCTGGCGGCCACCATCCGCAGCCGTTGCCAGGTGCTCCAGGTGCACGCGCCGGACGCCGCGGACGCCGCAGACTGGCTCCGCCAGCAGGGCAACGACGCAGCTGTGGCGCTACTGGGTGTGGCCGGCAATGCTCCCCTGGCGGCGCAGGCGCTGTTGCAGCAGGGCGCCGCCGCGGCGCTGGATGAACTGATGGATCAGTTGAGCGCCATTGCCAGCGGCCGACTGGCCCCTGTGGACGCCGCCGGCCGCTGGTCCAAGGACCAGCTGGGCCTGGTGACGGCGCTGCTGCTTTCGGTCATGATGGATCTGGCGCGGGTGCAGGGCGCAGGCGTCAATTCGAGAATCAGTCGACTGAATGAACTGCCAGCGGCGTTAGACTCGGAGAAGTTGCACGGTTATCTGGACCAGCTCCTGGAGCAGCGTCGGCTGGCTGACCATCCGCTGAACGCGCAGCTGGTGCTGGAGTCATTATTCATCCGCTGGAGTGAAATCTGTCCACGGGAGGCAGCCCATGGCTGA
- the tmk gene encoding dTMP kinase, which translates to MSGTGSGRFITLEGVEGAGKTTALEAMASHLAERGHAPLVTREPGGTDLGEAVRGLLLDHAGDGMCADTEALLIFAARAEHLHRVVRPALEAGQWVLCDRFTDATYAYQGAGRGLGNERVAVLEDWVQGPLRPDLTLVLDLPVSQGRARAGGRSAPDRFEREQDAFFERVRACYLRRATDEPQRVRVVDASGSQADVRLSLQQMLDTWLRESGLHD; encoded by the coding sequence GTGAGCGGTACAGGCTCCGGACGGTTCATTACCCTGGAAGGCGTGGAGGGCGCCGGCAAGACCACGGCGCTTGAGGCCATGGCGTCCCATCTCGCCGAACGCGGTCATGCGCCGCTGGTAACACGGGAGCCTGGCGGTACTGATCTGGGTGAGGCCGTGCGCGGCCTGCTGCTGGACCACGCCGGCGACGGCATGTGCGCAGACACCGAGGCATTGCTGATCTTTGCCGCCCGTGCGGAACACTTGCACCGGGTCGTCCGACCCGCACTTGAGGCGGGTCAATGGGTTCTCTGCGATCGCTTCACCGACGCCACTTACGCGTACCAGGGTGCCGGCCGCGGACTGGGAAACGAACGGGTGGCAGTGCTGGAGGACTGGGTCCAGGGGCCGCTGCGGCCGGATCTCACCCTGGTGCTCGATCTCCCGGTGAGCCAGGGCCGGGCCCGGGCCGGCGGCCGCAGCGCACCGGACCGGTTCGAGCGCGAGCAGGATGCCTTCTTCGAGCGTGTCCGCGCGTGCTATCTACGGCGGGCCACCGACGAGCCGCAGCGGGTTCGTGTTGTCGATGCCTCGGGAAGTCAGGCGGACGTCCGTCTCTCCCTCCAGCAGATGCTGGATACCTGGCTCCGGGAGTCTGGACTCCATGACTGA
- the mltG gene encoding endolytic transglycosylase MltG: MTVGRILLWGLAGLTAVGMLAALLLYLDYQRWAAAPLHGDAEPHTFVLERGATMRTVANHLEHEGLLERPLYLRLHGRLSGEAERLQSGEYRIPSGMTAPELVTRLARGRVVQHRFTIVEGWTFQQLLAALEADPRIVDTLDGVDAETIMAELGSEGEHPEGWFYPETYSFTRGTTDRDILRRSHRAMQERLEAVWAQRVEDLPLESAYEALILASIIERETGAAHERREIAGVFKRRLEQGMRLQTDPTVIYGMGDDYDGRIRTRDLRTDTPYNTYTRHGLTPTPIAMPGGAALEAAVDPKPGEYLYFVSRGDGTHQFSRTLEEHNAAVRRYILGQGDGEE, from the coding sequence ATGACCGTGGGACGGATCCTTCTCTGGGGCCTGGCCGGGCTGACTGCCGTCGGCATGCTGGCGGCGCTGCTCCTGTACCTGGATTATCAGCGCTGGGCGGCGGCGCCGCTGCACGGCGACGCGGAGCCCCATACGTTCGTGCTCGAGCGTGGCGCCACCATGCGCACCGTGGCGAATCACCTGGAGCACGAGGGGCTGCTCGAGCGTCCGCTGTATCTTCGCCTGCACGGGCGCCTGAGCGGCGAAGCGGAGCGACTGCAGAGCGGCGAGTACCGCATCCCGTCGGGCATGACGGCGCCGGAACTGGTCACCCGGCTTGCCCGTGGCCGAGTGGTGCAACACCGTTTCACCATTGTTGAAGGGTGGACATTTCAGCAACTGCTTGCGGCACTGGAGGCCGACCCGCGCATCGTCGACACCCTGGACGGCGTGGACGCCGAGACGATCATGGCGGAACTGGGAAGCGAGGGCGAGCATCCCGAGGGCTGGTTCTACCCGGAAACCTACAGTTTCACCCGGGGTACGACGGATCGGGACATCCTGCGGCGCTCCCACCGGGCAATGCAGGAGCGGCTGGAGGCCGTCTGGGCGCAGCGCGTAGAGGACTTGCCGCTGGAGTCCGCCTATGAGGCACTGATCCTGGCCTCCATCATCGAGCGGGAAACCGGCGCGGCGCATGAGCGCCGGGAGATTGCCGGGGTGTTCAAGCGGCGACTCGAGCAGGGCATGCGACTGCAGACCGACCCCACCGTGATCTACGGTATGGGGGACGATTATGACGGTCGCATCCGCACCCGGGATCTGCGCACGGACACCCCGTATAACACGTACACCCGGCACGGGCTCACGCCGACACCCATCGCCATGCCTGGCGGGGCGGCCCTCGAGGCCGCGGTGGATCCGAAGCCGGGGGAGTACCTCTACTTCGTCTCCAGGGGAGATGGCACGCACCAGTTCTCGCGCACGCTGGAGGAACACAACGCCGCAGTACGGCGTTACATTCTCGGCCAGGGGGACGGTGAAGAGTGA